From the genome of Gallus gallus isolate bGalGal1 chromosome 32, bGalGal1.mat.broiler.GRCg7b, whole genome shotgun sequence, one region includes:
- the LOC121107930 gene encoding CLK4-associating serine/arginine rich protein-like gives MLQQEHERQEREDELRAMARKIRMKERERREKEREEWERQYSRQSRSPSPRYSREYSSSRRRSRSRSRSRSPHYRH, from the exons ATGTTGCAGCAGGAACACGAGCGCCAG GAGCGTGAAGATGAGCTGCGAGCGATGGCGAGGAAGATCCGCATGAA AGAGAGGGAACGGCGcgagaaggagagggaggaatGGGAGCGGCAGTACAGCCGCCAGAGTCGCTCCCCATCCCCGCGTTACA GTCGGGAGTACAGCTCGTCCCGGAG GCGGTCCCGATCCCGATCCCGATCCCGGAGTCCCCATTACCGCCACTGA